The Triticum aestivum cultivar Chinese Spring chromosome 7B, IWGSC CS RefSeq v2.1, whole genome shotgun sequence genome window below encodes:
- the LOC123156575 gene encoding serine/threonine-protein phosphatase PP1: MDAAALDDVIRRLLEARGGRTVRPAQLSDAEIRRLCAAAKDVFLSQPNLLELEAPIKVCGDIHGQYSDLLRLFEYGGFPPEANYLFLGDYVDRGKQSIETICLLLAYKIKYPENFFLLRGNHECASINRIYGFFDECKRRFNVRLWKVFTDCFNCLPVAALIDDKILCMHGGLSPDLKNMDQIRNIARPVDIPDHGLLCDLLWSDPDKDVDGWGENDRGVSYTFGADKVAEFLEKHDLDLVCRAHQVVEDGYEFFAKRQLVTIFSAPNYCGEFDNAGAMMSIDDSLTCSFQILKPSDKKGKAGTGNSKPGTPPRKIKINII; encoded by the exons ATGGACGCGGCGGCGCTCGACGACGTGATCCGGCGGCTCCTGGAGGCGCGCGGCGGCCGGACGGTGCGCCCCGCGCAGCTCTCCGACGCGGAGATCCGCCGCCTCTGCGCCGCCGCCAAGGACGTCTTCCTCAGCCAGCCCAACCTCCTCGAGCTCGAGGCCCCCATCAAAGTCTGCG GGGACATCCATGGCCAATATTCTGATCTTCTTCGATTATTTGAGTATGGTGGTTTCCCACCAGAGGCGAACTATTTGTTTCTGGGTGACTATGTTGATCGTGGCAAACAGAGTATTGAAACGATATGCCTTCTCCTTGCTTACAAGATTAAGTACCCGGAGAACTTCTTTCTCCTTAGGGGAAACCATGAATGTGCCTCTATCAACAGAATCTATGGATTCTTTGATGAATGCAAGAGGAGGTTCAATGTTCGTCTCTGGAAGGTTTTTACTGACTGTTTTAACTGCCTTCCTGTGGCTGCACTTATTGATGACAAGATCCTGTGCATGCATGGGGGTTTATCACCTGATTTAAAGAACATGGACCAGATACGTAACATTGCCCGTCCTGTGGATATTCCGGACCATGGTCTCCTCTGTGATCTGCTATGGTCAGACCCTGATAAAGATGTTGATGGCTGGGGTGAGAATGACAGGGGCGTGTCATACACTTTCGGAGCTGATAAGGTTGCAGAGTTCCTTGAGAAACATGATCTAGATTTGGTCTGCAGGGCTCACCAG GTGGTGGAGGATGGATATGAATTCTTTGCAAAGCGTCAGCTCGTAACCATATTCTCTGCACCCAACTATTGTGGCGAGTTCGACAATGCTGGTGCCATGATGAGCATAGATGATTCACTAACATGCTCATTCCAGATCCTTAAACCTTCTGATAAGAAAGGGAAAGCTGGAACCGGCAACTCAAAACCTGGAACACCGCCTAGGAAGATAAAGATTAATATTATTTAG